One window of the Anas acuta chromosome 12, bAnaAcu1.1, whole genome shotgun sequence genome contains the following:
- the SNRPA1 gene encoding U2 small nuclear ribonucleoprotein A', translating to MVKLTAELIEQAAQYTNAVRDRELDLRGYKIPVIENLGATLDQFDAIDFSDNEIRKLDGFPLLRRLKTLLMNNNRICRIGEGLEQALPSLTELVLTNNNIAELGELDPLSSIKSLTYLSILRNPVTNKKHYRLYVIHKVPQVRVLDFQKVKLKERQEAEKMFKGKRGAQLAKDIARRTKTFNPGAGLQTDKKKTGPSPGDVEAIKTAIANASTLAEVERLKGLLQAGQIPGRERKPGPAEDAEEEMEEDAVPNGS from the exons ATGGTGAAGCTCACGGCGGAGCTGATCGAGCAGGCGGCGCAGTACACCAACGCCGTCCGAGACCGAGAGCTCGACCTGCGCG GCTATAAAATCCCCGTCATCGAGAATTTAGGCGCCACTCTGGACCAGTTCGATGCCATCGATTTCTCTGACAACGAGATCCGCAAGCTGGATGGGTTCCCCCTGCTGAGGAGGCTGAAAACTCTCCTGATGAATAACAACAGGATTTG TCGGATCGGTGAGGGACTTGAACAGGCTCTGCCCAGCCTCACGGAGCTCGTTCTCACCAACAATAACATTGCTGAATTG GGTGAACTGGATCCGTTATCAAGTATTAAATCATTGACGTACCTGAG CATTTTAAGGAACCCTGTAACAAATAAGAAGCATTACAGACTGTATGTAATCCACAAAGTCCCTCAAGTCAGAGTCCTGGATTTTCAGAAAGTTAAACTCAAA GAGCGACAGGAGGCAGAGAAAATGTTCAAGGGCAAACGGGGTGCACAGCTTGCAAAGGATATTGCCAGGAGAACAAAAAC cttCAATCCAGGCGCTGGTctgcaaacagacaaaaagaaaaccgGGCCCTCCCCAGGTGACGTGGAGGCAATTAAG acTGCCATAGCGAATGCCTCGACTTTGGCTGAAGTGGAGAGGCTGAAAGGCTTGCTGCAGGCTGGTCAGATACCCGGCAGAGAGCGAAAACCAG